A window of the Harmonia axyridis chromosome 5, icHarAxyr1.1, whole genome shotgun sequence genome harbors these coding sequences:
- the LOC123681260 gene encoding actin-binding LIM protein 1 isoform X15 — MKTKNKLIDDGKTTTQQLIISEQQNNNNGVTGKPPAQLDKKKLDKLEKEKEKERKKAEKNLKKGKTLCQACKKKCSGEVLRVQDKYFHTQCFKCKVCGNSLAQGGFFSKDGSYYCTADYQRHFGTKCASCQDYVEGEVVTALGKTYHQKCFTCDRCRQPFPSGDKVTYTGKEVLCQKCVHIPVRDGTPSVSPTANNPNEPSVCNLTNSVIECAGCQKELKEGQALVALERQWHIWCFKCGVCDAVLHGEYMGRDGIPYCERDYQKQYGVKCAYCNRYISGKVLQAGDNHHFHPTCARCTKCGDPFGDGEEMYLQGGAIWHPRCGPGPTENGQVLNGSGQENGHLTDTDISVRDYDSSAVSEMQFSMHSRTPSLTGSLCSPISMSRKHFSYRTSSPGLILRDDRRSVNYHDAVSRIHTISYLTEEPSLGYLKRPIDPYDKVPTSPHFHRPSSQNSLRSSIGAGGKRSSSRSAMKAMVDSMRSETPRPKSPHMNNEEPIELSHYPAAHPPKPGETAKIERDDFPAPPYPYTDPERRKRWSGSYKGVQDSDEDEVDAVNTKEAVDPKLKKEEEELSKIASGMGKVFLKDVQEREKIKLYKAAHLDPRNASRTPSANKEPTYRLRYENPIGASPSRNMDHHHKMYDDDDFDRSYSGRSSTGGRSSTNYNEYRISRVRTLPGKVRISSAQVATQHGPLDADKRTGQNISVPPACDH, encoded by the exons ATGAAGACGAAAAACAAGTTGATAGATGACGGGAAGACAACAACTCAGCAGCTGATCATATCGGAACAACAAAATAACAACAATGGAGTGACTGGTAAACCTCCAGCTCAGTTGGATAAGAAGAAACTGGATAAGTTGGAGAAGGAGAAAGAGAAGGAACGCAAGAAGGCGGAGAAGAACCTCAAAAAGG GCAAGACGTTATGCCAGGCCTGCAAGAAGAAATGTTCAGGAGAGGTGCTCAGGGTGCAGGACAAATACTTTCACACGCAGTGCTTCAAGTGCAAGGTCTGCGGCAATTCTTTGGCCCAGGGAGGGTTCTTTTCCAAGGACGGTTCCTATTATTGCACCGCGGATTACCAAAGGCATTTCGGCACGAAATGCGCTTCTTGCCAGGACTACGTCGAAGGAGAG GTAGTGACAGCCCTTGGTAAAACGTACCATCAGAAATGTTTCACATGTGATAGATGCCGACAGCCCTTCCCGTCAGGTGACAAGGTAACCTATACGGGGAAAGAGGTGCTTTGCCAAAAATGTGTTCACATACCAGTCAGAGATGGCACCCCTAGCGTCAGTCCTACAGCAAATAATCCAAATG AGCCGTCTGTCTGTAACTTGACAAATTCTGTTATAGAATGTGCCGGCTGCCAGAAGGAGCTCAAAGAGGGGCAAGCTCTGGTGGCCCTAGAAAGACAGTGGCACATCTGGTGCTTCAAGTGTGGCGTCTGCGATGCAGTGTTGCATGGGGAGTACATGGGCAGGGATGGTATCCCTTACTGCGAACGGGACTACCAGAAACAGTATGGTGTCAAGTGCGCCTACTGCAACAGATACATCAGCGGAAAAGTCCTGCAG GCGGGAGACAACCACCATTTCCACCCGACCTGCGCACGGTGTACAAAATGCGGGGATCCTTTTGGAGACGGCGAAGAGATGTACCTGCAAGGTGGGGCCATCTGGCATCCTAGGTGCGGTCCTGGACCTACTGAAAATGGGCAGGTTTTGAACGGCAGCGGGCAAGAAAATGGACATTTGACTGATACCGACATATCTGTGAGAGATTATGACAGTTCTGCAGTCAGTGAGATGCAG TTTTCCATGCATTCTCGAACACCTAGCTTGACTGGTTCTCTTTGTAGCCCCATTAGCATGTCCAGAAag CATTTCAGCTACAGAACGTCTTCCCCTGGACTGATCCTTAGGGATGACAGAAGATCAGTGAATTATCACGATGCCGTTTCTAGGATACACACCATCAGTTATTTGACCGAAGAACCTTCGTTGGGCTACTTGAAGAGACCCATAGACCCCTATGATAAAGTGCCTACTTCACCGCATTTCCACAGGCCAAGCT cacaaaattcaCTAAGGAGCAGCATCGGTGCTGGAGGCAAGAGGTCGAGTTCCCGTTCTGCCATGAAAGCCATGGTGGACTCCATGAGGTCGGAGACTCCTAGACCTAAATCGCCCCACATGAACAACGAGGAGCCCATAGAGCTCTCCCACTATCCCgcagcgcatccaccaaaaccAGGCGAGACTGCTAAAATAGAAAGGGACGATTTTCCAGCTCCTCCTTATCCTTACACCGATCCTGAGAGAAGGAAAAGATGGTCAG GCTCCTACAAAGGTGTACAGGATTCCGATGAGGATGAGGTAGATGCGGTGAACACTAAAGAAGCAGTAGACCCCAAACTGAAGAAAGAAGAGGAGGAACTGAGCAAGATAGCTAGCGGTATGGGAAAAGTATTTTTGAAAGACGTGCAAGAGAGAGAAAAGATTAAGTTGTACAAAGCAGCGCATTTAGATCCTAGGAACGCCTCCAG AACGCCATCTGCCAACAAGGAACCAACCTATAGGTTAAGATACGAGAATCCTATTGGTGCTAGTCCCTCTAGAAATATGGATCATCATCACAAGATGTACGATGATGATGACTTCGACAGATCTTACAGTGGCCGATCATCGACCGGTGGAAGATCTTCAACCAATTACAATG AGTACCGAATCTCCCGCGTACGGACGCTACCCGGGAAGGTGCGGATATCAAGTGCGCAGGTCGCTACCCAACATGGCCCACTCGATGCTGATAAACGAACCGGCCAAAATATATCCGTACCACCTGCTTGTGATCACTAA
- the LOC123681260 gene encoding actin-binding LIM protein 1 isoform X3, which translates to MKTKNKLIDDGKTTTQQLIISEQQNNNNGVTGKPPAQLDKKKLDKLEKEKEKERKKAEKNLKKGKTLCQACKKKCSGEVLRVQDKYFHTQCFKCKVCGNSLAQGGFFSKDGSYYCTADYQRHFGTKCASCQDYVEGEVVTALGKTYHQKCFTCDRCRQPFPSGDKVTYTGKEVLCQKCVHIPVRDGTPSVSPTANNPNECAGCQKELKEGQALVALERQWHIWCFKCGVCDAVLHGEYMGRDGIPYCERDYQKQYGVKCAYCNRYISGKVLQAGDNHHFHPTCARCTKCGDPFGDGEEMYLQGGAIWHPRCGPGPTENGQVLNGSGQENGHLTDTDISVRDYDSSAVSEMQFSMHSRTPSLTGSLCSPISMSRKHFSYRTSSPGLILRDDRRSVNYHDAVSRIHTISYLTEEPSLGYLKRPIDPYDKVPTSPHFHRPSSQNSLRSSIGAGGKRSSSRSAMKAMVDSMRSETPRPKSPHMNNEEPIELSHYPAAHPPKPGETAKIERDDFPAPPYPYTDPERRKRWSGSYKGVQDSDEDEVDAVNTKEAVDPKLKKEEEELSKIASGMGKVFLKDVQEREKIKLYKAAHLDPRNASRTPSANKEPTYRLRYENPIGASPSRNMDHHHKMYDDDDFDRSYSGRSSTGGRSSTNYNVVSALRHVPKPGYGLAPRSHTFSSSAGSYPQIPGDYSFSGMGLKTHSTDSCGKSDISTGSITDVERRVMSTESPAYGRYPGRCGYQVRRSLPNMAHSMLINEPAKIYPYHLLVITNYRLPSDVDRCNLERHLSDAEFETLFQLSRTDFYRLPQWRRNELKRRARLF; encoded by the exons ATGAAGACGAAAAACAAGTTGATAGATGACGGGAAGACAACAACTCAGCAGCTGATCATATCGGAACAACAAAATAACAACAATGGAGTGACTGGTAAACCTCCAGCTCAGTTGGATAAGAAGAAACTGGATAAGTTGGAGAAGGAGAAAGAGAAGGAACGCAAGAAGGCGGAGAAGAACCTCAAAAAGG GCAAGACGTTATGCCAGGCCTGCAAGAAGAAATGTTCAGGAGAGGTGCTCAGGGTGCAGGACAAATACTTTCACACGCAGTGCTTCAAGTGCAAGGTCTGCGGCAATTCTTTGGCCCAGGGAGGGTTCTTTTCCAAGGACGGTTCCTATTATTGCACCGCGGATTACCAAAGGCATTTCGGCACGAAATGCGCTTCTTGCCAGGACTACGTCGAAGGAGAG GTAGTGACAGCCCTTGGTAAAACGTACCATCAGAAATGTTTCACATGTGATAGATGCCGACAGCCCTTCCCGTCAGGTGACAAGGTAACCTATACGGGGAAAGAGGTGCTTTGCCAAAAATGTGTTCACATACCAGTCAGAGATGGCACCCCTAGCGTCAGTCCTACAGCAAATAATCCAAATG AATGTGCCGGCTGCCAGAAGGAGCTCAAAGAGGGGCAAGCTCTGGTGGCCCTAGAAAGACAGTGGCACATCTGGTGCTTCAAGTGTGGCGTCTGCGATGCAGTGTTGCATGGGGAGTACATGGGCAGGGATGGTATCCCTTACTGCGAACGGGACTACCAGAAACAGTATGGTGTCAAGTGCGCCTACTGCAACAGATACATCAGCGGAAAAGTCCTGCAG GCGGGAGACAACCACCATTTCCACCCGACCTGCGCACGGTGTACAAAATGCGGGGATCCTTTTGGAGACGGCGAAGAGATGTACCTGCAAGGTGGGGCCATCTGGCATCCTAGGTGCGGTCCTGGACCTACTGAAAATGGGCAGGTTTTGAACGGCAGCGGGCAAGAAAATGGACATTTGACTGATACCGACATATCTGTGAGAGATTATGACAGTTCTGCAGTCAGTGAGATGCAG TTTTCCATGCATTCTCGAACACCTAGCTTGACTGGTTCTCTTTGTAGCCCCATTAGCATGTCCAGAAag CATTTCAGCTACAGAACGTCTTCCCCTGGACTGATCCTTAGGGATGACAGAAGATCAGTGAATTATCACGATGCCGTTTCTAGGATACACACCATCAGTTATTTGACCGAAGAACCTTCGTTGGGCTACTTGAAGAGACCCATAGACCCCTATGATAAAGTGCCTACTTCACCGCATTTCCACAGGCCAAGCT cacaaaattcaCTAAGGAGCAGCATCGGTGCTGGAGGCAAGAGGTCGAGTTCCCGTTCTGCCATGAAAGCCATGGTGGACTCCATGAGGTCGGAGACTCCTAGACCTAAATCGCCCCACATGAACAACGAGGAGCCCATAGAGCTCTCCCACTATCCCgcagcgcatccaccaaaaccAGGCGAGACTGCTAAAATAGAAAGGGACGATTTTCCAGCTCCTCCTTATCCTTACACCGATCCTGAGAGAAGGAAAAGATGGTCAG GCTCCTACAAAGGTGTACAGGATTCCGATGAGGATGAGGTAGATGCGGTGAACACTAAAGAAGCAGTAGACCCCAAACTGAAGAAAGAAGAGGAGGAACTGAGCAAGATAGCTAGCGGTATGGGAAAAGTATTTTTGAAAGACGTGCAAGAGAGAGAAAAGATTAAGTTGTACAAAGCAGCGCATTTAGATCCTAGGAACGCCTCCAG AACGCCATCTGCCAACAAGGAACCAACCTATAGGTTAAGATACGAGAATCCTATTGGTGCTAGTCCCTCTAGAAATATGGATCATCATCACAAGATGTACGATGATGATGACTTCGACAGATCTTACAGTGGCCGATCATCGACCGGTGGAAGATCTTCAACCAATTACAATG TTGTCAGCGCCCTACGTCACGTGCCCAAGCCAGGTTACGGTCTAGCCCCAAGATCACACACTTTCAGCTCTTCTGCGGGTAGTTACCCCCAAATTCCT GGTGATTACTCATTTAGTGGAATGGGCTTGAAAACACACAGTACAGACAGTTGTGGAAAATCAGATA TTTCCACTGGATCCATCACTGATGTCGAAAGACGTGTTATG AGTACCGAATCTCCCGCGTACGGACGCTACCCGGGAAGGTGCGGATATCAAGTGCGCAGGTCGCTACCCAACATGGCCCACTCGATGCTGATAAACGAACCGGCCAAAATATATCCGTACCACCTGCTTGTGATCACTAACTACAGACTGCCATCTGACGTTGACAGGTGTAATTTGGAG AGACATCTGTCGGACGCAGAGTTTGAGACACTATTCCAACTGTCGAGGACCGACTTCTACAGGTTGCCCCAGTGGCGGCGGAACGAACTGAAAAGGAGGGCTAGATTATTTTAA
- the LOC123681260 gene encoding actin-binding LIM protein 3 isoform X2 yields MKTKNKLIDDGKTTTQQLIISEQQNNNNGVTGKPPAQLDKKKLDKLEKEKEKERKKAEKNLKKGKTLCQACKKKCSGEVLRVQDKYFHTQCFKCKVCGNSLAQGGFFSKDGSYYCTADYQRHFGTKCASCQDYVEGEVVTALGKTYHQKCFTCDRCRQPFPSGDKVTYTGKEVLCQKCVHIPVRDGTPSVSPTANNPNEPSVCNLTNSVIECAGCQKELKEGQALVALERQWHIWCFKCGVCDAVLHGEYMGRDGIPYCERDYQKQYGVKCAYCNRYISGKVLQAGDNHHFHPTCARCTKCGDPFGDGEEMYLQGGAIWHPRCGPGPTENGQVLNGSGQENGHLTDTDISVRDYDSSAVSEMQFSMHSRTPSLTGSLCSPISMSRKHFSYRTSSPGLILRDDRRSVNYHDAVSRIHTISYLTEEPSLGYLKRPIDPYDKVPTSPHFHRPSSQNSLRSSIGAGGKRSSSRSAMKAMVDSMRSETPRPKSPHMNNEEPIELSHYPAAHPPKPGETAKIERDDFPAPPYPYTDPERRKRWSGSYKGVQDSDEDEVDAVNTKEAVDPKLKKEEEELSKIASGMGKVFLKDVQEREKIKLYKAAHLDPRNASRTPSANKEPTYRLRYENPIGASPSRNMDHHHKMYDDDDFDRSYSGRSSTGGRSSTNYNVVSALRHIPKPGYGLKSSTLPLRNGYGDYSFSGMGLKTHSTDSCGKSDISTGSITDVERRVMSTESPAYGRYPGRCGYQVRRSLPNMAHSMLINEPAKIYPYHLLVITNYRLPSDVDRCNLERHLSDAEFETLFQLSRTDFYRLPQWRRNELKRRARLF; encoded by the exons ATGAAGACGAAAAACAAGTTGATAGATGACGGGAAGACAACAACTCAGCAGCTGATCATATCGGAACAACAAAATAACAACAATGGAGTGACTGGTAAACCTCCAGCTCAGTTGGATAAGAAGAAACTGGATAAGTTGGAGAAGGAGAAAGAGAAGGAACGCAAGAAGGCGGAGAAGAACCTCAAAAAGG GCAAGACGTTATGCCAGGCCTGCAAGAAGAAATGTTCAGGAGAGGTGCTCAGGGTGCAGGACAAATACTTTCACACGCAGTGCTTCAAGTGCAAGGTCTGCGGCAATTCTTTGGCCCAGGGAGGGTTCTTTTCCAAGGACGGTTCCTATTATTGCACCGCGGATTACCAAAGGCATTTCGGCACGAAATGCGCTTCTTGCCAGGACTACGTCGAAGGAGAG GTAGTGACAGCCCTTGGTAAAACGTACCATCAGAAATGTTTCACATGTGATAGATGCCGACAGCCCTTCCCGTCAGGTGACAAGGTAACCTATACGGGGAAAGAGGTGCTTTGCCAAAAATGTGTTCACATACCAGTCAGAGATGGCACCCCTAGCGTCAGTCCTACAGCAAATAATCCAAATG AGCCGTCTGTCTGTAACTTGACAAATTCTGTTATAGAATGTGCCGGCTGCCAGAAGGAGCTCAAAGAGGGGCAAGCTCTGGTGGCCCTAGAAAGACAGTGGCACATCTGGTGCTTCAAGTGTGGCGTCTGCGATGCAGTGTTGCATGGGGAGTACATGGGCAGGGATGGTATCCCTTACTGCGAACGGGACTACCAGAAACAGTATGGTGTCAAGTGCGCCTACTGCAACAGATACATCAGCGGAAAAGTCCTGCAG GCGGGAGACAACCACCATTTCCACCCGACCTGCGCACGGTGTACAAAATGCGGGGATCCTTTTGGAGACGGCGAAGAGATGTACCTGCAAGGTGGGGCCATCTGGCATCCTAGGTGCGGTCCTGGACCTACTGAAAATGGGCAGGTTTTGAACGGCAGCGGGCAAGAAAATGGACATTTGACTGATACCGACATATCTGTGAGAGATTATGACAGTTCTGCAGTCAGTGAGATGCAG TTTTCCATGCATTCTCGAACACCTAGCTTGACTGGTTCTCTTTGTAGCCCCATTAGCATGTCCAGAAag CATTTCAGCTACAGAACGTCTTCCCCTGGACTGATCCTTAGGGATGACAGAAGATCAGTGAATTATCACGATGCCGTTTCTAGGATACACACCATCAGTTATTTGACCGAAGAACCTTCGTTGGGCTACTTGAAGAGACCCATAGACCCCTATGATAAAGTGCCTACTTCACCGCATTTCCACAGGCCAAGCT cacaaaattcaCTAAGGAGCAGCATCGGTGCTGGAGGCAAGAGGTCGAGTTCCCGTTCTGCCATGAAAGCCATGGTGGACTCCATGAGGTCGGAGACTCCTAGACCTAAATCGCCCCACATGAACAACGAGGAGCCCATAGAGCTCTCCCACTATCCCgcagcgcatccaccaaaaccAGGCGAGACTGCTAAAATAGAAAGGGACGATTTTCCAGCTCCTCCTTATCCTTACACCGATCCTGAGAGAAGGAAAAGATGGTCAG GCTCCTACAAAGGTGTACAGGATTCCGATGAGGATGAGGTAGATGCGGTGAACACTAAAGAAGCAGTAGACCCCAAACTGAAGAAAGAAGAGGAGGAACTGAGCAAGATAGCTAGCGGTATGGGAAAAGTATTTTTGAAAGACGTGCAAGAGAGAGAAAAGATTAAGTTGTACAAAGCAGCGCATTTAGATCCTAGGAACGCCTCCAG AACGCCATCTGCCAACAAGGAACCAACCTATAGGTTAAGATACGAGAATCCTATTGGTGCTAGTCCCTCTAGAAATATGGATCATCATCACAAGATGTACGATGATGATGACTTCGACAGATCTTACAGTGGCCGATCATCGACCGGTGGAAGATCTTCAACCAATTACAATG TTGTGTCAGCTTTGAGGCACATACCTAAGCCTGGATATGGCCTGAAGTCCTCAACTTTACCGCTTAGAAACGGTTAC GGTGATTACTCATTTAGTGGAATGGGCTTGAAAACACACAGTACAGACAGTTGTGGAAAATCAGATA TTTCCACTGGATCCATCACTGATGTCGAAAGACGTGTTATG AGTACCGAATCTCCCGCGTACGGACGCTACCCGGGAAGGTGCGGATATCAAGTGCGCAGGTCGCTACCCAACATGGCCCACTCGATGCTGATAAACGAACCGGCCAAAATATATCCGTACCACCTGCTTGTGATCACTAACTACAGACTGCCATCTGACGTTGACAGGTGTAATTTGGAG AGACATCTGTCGGACGCAGAGTTTGAGACACTATTCCAACTGTCGAGGACCGACTTCTACAGGTTGCCCCAGTGGCGGCGGAACGAACTGAAAAGGAGGGCTAGATTATTTTAA
- the LOC123681260 gene encoding actin-binding LIM protein 1 isoform X5, producing MKTKNKLIDDGKTTTQQLIISEQQNNNNGVTGKPPAQLDKKKLDKLEKEKEKERKKAEKNLKKGKTLCQACKKKCSGEVLRVQDKYFHTQCFKCKVCGNSLAQGGFFSKDGSYYCTADYQRHFGTKCASCQDYVEGEVVTALGKTYHQKCFTCDRCRQPFPSGDKVTYTGKEVLCQKCVHIPVRDGTPSVSPTANNPNEPSVCNLTNSVIECAGCQKELKEGQALVALERQWHIWCFKCGVCDAVLHGEYMGRDGIPYCERDYQKQYGVKCAYCNRYISGKVLQAGDNHHFHPTCARCTKCGDPFGDGEEMYLQGGAIWHPRCGPGPTENGQVLNGSGQENGHLTDTDISVRDYDSSAVSEMQHFSYRTSSPGLILRDDRRSVNYHDAVSRIHTISYLTEEPSLGYLKRPIDPYDKVPTSPHFHRPSSQNSLRSSIGAGGKRSSSRSAMKAMVDSMRSETPRPKSPHMNNEEPIELSHYPAAHPPKPGETAKIERDDFPAPPYPYTDPERRKRWSGSYKGVQDSDEDEVDAVNTKEAVDPKLKKEEEELSKIASGMGKVFLKDVQEREKIKLYKAAHLDPRNASRTPSANKEPTYRLRYENPIGASPSRNMDHHHKMYDDDDFDRSYSGRSSTGGRSSTNYNVVSALRHVPKPGYGLAPRSHTFSSSAGSYPQIPGDYSFSGMGLKTHSTDSCGKSDISTGSITDVERRVMSTESPAYGRYPGRCGYQVRRSLPNMAHSMLINEPAKIYPYHLLVITNYRLPSDVDRCNLERHLSDAEFETLFQLSRTDFYRLPQWRRNELKRRARLF from the exons ATGAAGACGAAAAACAAGTTGATAGATGACGGGAAGACAACAACTCAGCAGCTGATCATATCGGAACAACAAAATAACAACAATGGAGTGACTGGTAAACCTCCAGCTCAGTTGGATAAGAAGAAACTGGATAAGTTGGAGAAGGAGAAAGAGAAGGAACGCAAGAAGGCGGAGAAGAACCTCAAAAAGG GCAAGACGTTATGCCAGGCCTGCAAGAAGAAATGTTCAGGAGAGGTGCTCAGGGTGCAGGACAAATACTTTCACACGCAGTGCTTCAAGTGCAAGGTCTGCGGCAATTCTTTGGCCCAGGGAGGGTTCTTTTCCAAGGACGGTTCCTATTATTGCACCGCGGATTACCAAAGGCATTTCGGCACGAAATGCGCTTCTTGCCAGGACTACGTCGAAGGAGAG GTAGTGACAGCCCTTGGTAAAACGTACCATCAGAAATGTTTCACATGTGATAGATGCCGACAGCCCTTCCCGTCAGGTGACAAGGTAACCTATACGGGGAAAGAGGTGCTTTGCCAAAAATGTGTTCACATACCAGTCAGAGATGGCACCCCTAGCGTCAGTCCTACAGCAAATAATCCAAATG AGCCGTCTGTCTGTAACTTGACAAATTCTGTTATAGAATGTGCCGGCTGCCAGAAGGAGCTCAAAGAGGGGCAAGCTCTGGTGGCCCTAGAAAGACAGTGGCACATCTGGTGCTTCAAGTGTGGCGTCTGCGATGCAGTGTTGCATGGGGAGTACATGGGCAGGGATGGTATCCCTTACTGCGAACGGGACTACCAGAAACAGTATGGTGTCAAGTGCGCCTACTGCAACAGATACATCAGCGGAAAAGTCCTGCAG GCGGGAGACAACCACCATTTCCACCCGACCTGCGCACGGTGTACAAAATGCGGGGATCCTTTTGGAGACGGCGAAGAGATGTACCTGCAAGGTGGGGCCATCTGGCATCCTAGGTGCGGTCCTGGACCTACTGAAAATGGGCAGGTTTTGAACGGCAGCGGGCAAGAAAATGGACATTTGACTGATACCGACATATCTGTGAGAGATTATGACAGTTCTGCAGTCAGTGAGATGCAG CATTTCAGCTACAGAACGTCTTCCCCTGGACTGATCCTTAGGGATGACAGAAGATCAGTGAATTATCACGATGCCGTTTCTAGGATACACACCATCAGTTATTTGACCGAAGAACCTTCGTTGGGCTACTTGAAGAGACCCATAGACCCCTATGATAAAGTGCCTACTTCACCGCATTTCCACAGGCCAAGCT cacaaaattcaCTAAGGAGCAGCATCGGTGCTGGAGGCAAGAGGTCGAGTTCCCGTTCTGCCATGAAAGCCATGGTGGACTCCATGAGGTCGGAGACTCCTAGACCTAAATCGCCCCACATGAACAACGAGGAGCCCATAGAGCTCTCCCACTATCCCgcagcgcatccaccaaaaccAGGCGAGACTGCTAAAATAGAAAGGGACGATTTTCCAGCTCCTCCTTATCCTTACACCGATCCTGAGAGAAGGAAAAGATGGTCAG GCTCCTACAAAGGTGTACAGGATTCCGATGAGGATGAGGTAGATGCGGTGAACACTAAAGAAGCAGTAGACCCCAAACTGAAGAAAGAAGAGGAGGAACTGAGCAAGATAGCTAGCGGTATGGGAAAAGTATTTTTGAAAGACGTGCAAGAGAGAGAAAAGATTAAGTTGTACAAAGCAGCGCATTTAGATCCTAGGAACGCCTCCAG AACGCCATCTGCCAACAAGGAACCAACCTATAGGTTAAGATACGAGAATCCTATTGGTGCTAGTCCCTCTAGAAATATGGATCATCATCACAAGATGTACGATGATGATGACTTCGACAGATCTTACAGTGGCCGATCATCGACCGGTGGAAGATCTTCAACCAATTACAATG TTGTCAGCGCCCTACGTCACGTGCCCAAGCCAGGTTACGGTCTAGCCCCAAGATCACACACTTTCAGCTCTTCTGCGGGTAGTTACCCCCAAATTCCT GGTGATTACTCATTTAGTGGAATGGGCTTGAAAACACACAGTACAGACAGTTGTGGAAAATCAGATA TTTCCACTGGATCCATCACTGATGTCGAAAGACGTGTTATG AGTACCGAATCTCCCGCGTACGGACGCTACCCGGGAAGGTGCGGATATCAAGTGCGCAGGTCGCTACCCAACATGGCCCACTCGATGCTGATAAACGAACCGGCCAAAATATATCCGTACCACCTGCTTGTGATCACTAACTACAGACTGCCATCTGACGTTGACAGGTGTAATTTGGAG AGACATCTGTCGGACGCAGAGTTTGAGACACTATTCCAACTGTCGAGGACCGACTTCTACAGGTTGCCCCAGTGGCGGCGGAACGAACTGAAAAGGAGGGCTAGATTATTTTAA